The Planktothrix agardhii NIES-204 genomic interval TTTTCTGCAAAAATAAAGTTCTGTTGAGCTTCTAATTTCTCATCGGCTATTTTAACTTTTTGAATTAATACCTCCCCCGTTTCAGGTAGCTCTCCAACGGTGTATCCTTGAGCTTTTAAGGCTTGTAAAACCTTTAATAAACTCTGGGGTACATTTAATAAAGCGGCGGTTCCTGTGGCTCCATATCCGGGGGGAAATCCATATAAAATAATCGCAATTTTTCGCTTTTCTGGCGGTGTTTGTCGCAGTTGAATCCAACTTTTTACCCTTCCAGTTAAACGTTTGACTCTTTCAGGAATTAAATAGATATCTTCTCCCACTAACCCCCCTAAAGGTACGGTATCAATTGCGCCATCAAGTTCGGGTAAGGCATATAAAACTACACTTTGTAAACCGCCAATTCCTTGACGAGTCCAGGATAATAAATCTTGAATTAATAAAGGTGCGGCGATAAAATAAGGAACGTTTTTTACTGTTAAAATTTGTTTAGCAATTTCAACTTGTCTTCCGGCTTCCATTGATCCGGCTGGCCCTCCAACTAAAGGAAACCCAATGGTAGAAACAATTGCATCAATGGTTACAGCTTCTTTTGATAAGGATAAGGTTTGAATATTTCCCTGTTCTTGGTTATTTAATTCATCCGTTGTTATGAGCCAATCTCTAACAGCAACATGACCTTCAACGCCATTAATAAAAATTGGTAATGGAATTAAATTTTCCTCTTGAAAATAGCAAATAAGTTGGGGAATATAAGTTTGTTTAGTAATCACGTGCTTACGATAAAGCAATATTCCGACAACGGGATTATTAGTAGTTGTTGGATATTGGGTTTTATACCAATCTAAATAGGCTTGTGGCGATTCAAAATAACCGTTATAATCTGGGTGTAATAATCCCATATTTGGGGTTTCTATTGGAGGCGGAATTTCTCCAACGGTTAACCCTAAATAATTACTAGCAATTGTCCAGAACATTGCCGATACATTTTCTGTACCTCCTGCATTCCAATACCCATAAATAATTAACCAATTTCGCAGGTCTTGAACTTTTTTAACCGGAATAAATTTTAATAATTTCGGGCCTGTTTTGAGAAAACTAATATAACCCGCGAGTTTATCTTCTTCTTTCCCACTGGAAAATTTACTTAAAATAAACTGCACTGGTTTGGGCATTCCTTTCGGTTTATCCCCAATTTTAAAGCCTCCAATTTGGGTTAAACTCATTAATTCTAAAGCGGATTCAAAAACTAAACGAATGGGAATATTTTGTACTCTTTCTCGTAACCATAATACTTGATCATAATCAAATAATAAACTAGCAAAAAATACATCAGCATTTTCTAAGGCGGTGGCGACGGTATCTGGTTGATTTGAAATAGCGCGATCGCTAAATACACAAATCTCTAATTCTGGACAACGAGCGCTGGCTAACTTTGCTGCTGTACGATATAACTCAGCATTAAAAGACTCAAACCCAGCAATTAAAACAATTTTTTTCATAAACTCTATTTTTAAAATATTGGTTTTCATCTACTATTGATAATTATAGCAATTTTAAATTAAAATCAATGACAGAATATCAGACTCCAACTTCTATTTTAATTGCGGGAGTGGATGAAGTAGGTCGGGGGGCTTTATTTGGCCCTGTGGTAGCGGCGGCGGTGATTTTGTCGGAGGATAGTATTGCTCAATTAACCAGCGCTGGAGTGAAAGATAGTAAAAAATTAACTCCAGGGGTTCGTTTTCGGTTAGCCACTGAAATTAAAGCGATCGCCATTGATTGTAAAATTGGTTGGGCTTCCGTTAAAGAAATTGATCGCTTGAATATTTTACAAGCCACATTATTAGCGATGAAACGAGCAATTATCAGGTTAAATCCTGAACCAGAACTCTGTTTAATTGACGGAAATCAAAAGATTCCAAAACTATTAATTCCGCAACAAACTATTATTAAGGGAGATAGTACATCTATTGCAATTGCAGCCGCTAGTATTGTCGCAAAAGTTTGGCGAGATGAATTAATCACCCGTTTAGCTAAAAAATATCCTGAATATGATTTAAAACAAAACAAAGGTTACGGAACCGCAAAACACCGTCAAGCGATACAAGAGTATGGTATTACTTACCAACATCGTCAATCTTTCAGGTGTTGTCAATTATCCTTACCTTTATAAAATTAGGAACAATTTTCAGCTAACCAATTTAATAAATCTGAATCCATTTCAAAATCTAATAATGCTTCTCCTAGTTCCTCAACTAATTCAATCGGAAGACTGCGGATTTGCTCTTGAATTTCGGGGTTAATTGTTCCTAAACGACGACTGAGCAAACGCAAAATGAACGTTATTTCTCGTTCAATTCCTTGTTCAATTCCCTGTTCCATCCAACTTGTAACAATTTCCATAAATCTTTCCTCCTGAATTAGTCCTAAGCGATTTAGTTCTTCGGTAAAAACGACTTCTTCGCTAGAATTTAAGCGCAAATAGGAGTCAATAAACCCCGAAATTAATTGATTTCTAGCTGGATTTAACCGTAATGTTACTAACAAGCGTAAACACTCCGCTTTAACTTGGGGTCGATCCTGGGGTTCTATTCTCATTTTAGCCATTAATGCAGCCGCCACCGGATTTTGCTGACGTAAAAAATCCCGCCAGTTTAAACGATTTAGTTGGATCGCTGCATAGCTAAATTCTAATACCTTCCGGTCGGGAAATTCAACTTGATA includes:
- a CDS encoding RNase HII; amino-acid sequence: MTEYQTPTSILIAGVDEVGRGALFGPVVAAAVILSEDSIAQLTSAGVKDSKKLTPGVRFRLATEIKAIAIDCKIGWASVKEIDRLNILQATLLAMKRAIIRLNPEPELCLIDGNQKIPKLLIPQQTIIKGDSTSIAIAAASIVAKVWRDELITRLAKKYPEYDLKQNKGYGTAKHRQAIQEYGITYQHRQSFRCCQLSLPL